A single genomic interval of Dehalococcoidales bacterium harbors:
- a CDS encoding nucleotide sugar dehydrogenase, whose translation MKAISVIGIGKLGFPIVACFAHKGYKVIGVDVNPDLVQAVNNRKPVINEPGLADLLREPVDLSATGDYAYAIKNSVMTFIVVPTPSREDGSFSTEYVEAAVGQIAAVLKNKDDFHVVVLTSTVLPGATEGVVIPLLERVSGKKCGRDFGLCYSPEFIALGSVIWDFLNPDVILIGESDAKSGDLLSEAYRGVCDNDPPMVRTNINSAELAKISLNAYVTMKISFANTLAELCERVPGGDAEAVSRMLGFDSRIGRKYLLGALAYGGPCFPRDNRAFAHFAERVGCEAKLAKATDEENAHQSQRIAAMVKEKLGTLNGKNIAILGLTYKPNTDVIEESAAVKLAAALLQGGAELSLYDPLAMPNARKVLREDNVRYAASAEECLRGADFCILATPWDEFRNLRARDFVENMRQPVLLDCWRLFNRTEFSKGMDYITIGLNSGVKDG comes from the coding sequence ATGAAAGCAATTTCTGTTATCGGCATCGGTAAGCTGGGGTTTCCCATCGTCGCCTGTTTTGCCCATAAGGGCTACAAGGTTATCGGAGTTGATGTCAATCCCGACCTGGTGCAGGCAGTGAACAACCGAAAGCCCGTTATCAATGAACCCGGTCTTGCCGATTTGTTGAGGGAGCCGGTGGACCTGTCCGCAACCGGTGATTACGCGTATGCCATTAAGAATTCCGTGATGACCTTTATCGTTGTGCCCACACCCAGCCGGGAAGACGGCAGCTTCTCCACAGAGTACGTGGAGGCTGCTGTCGGGCAAATAGCCGCCGTGCTGAAGAATAAGGATGACTTTCATGTGGTTGTGCTTACCAGTACGGTCCTTCCCGGTGCTACCGAAGGAGTAGTGATACCTCTGCTGGAAAGGGTCTCCGGGAAGAAGTGCGGGCGAGACTTTGGTTTGTGTTACAGTCCGGAGTTTATTGCCCTTGGCAGCGTAATTTGGGATTTCTTAAACCCCGATGTAATCCTGATTGGCGAGTCGGATGCGAAATCTGGAGATCTACTGTCCGAAGCTTACCGGGGGGTCTGCGATAACGATCCGCCGATGGTGAGGACCAATATCAACAGTGCCGAACTGGCCAAGATATCGCTGAATGCTTATGTTACTATGAAAATAAGCTTCGCCAACACCCTTGCCGAGCTTTGCGAACGTGTACCCGGGGGTGATGCCGAGGCGGTGAGTAGAATGCTGGGCTTCGACTCACGGATAGGCAGAAAGTACCTGTTAGGTGCTCTTGCTTATGGGGGTCCCTGCTTCCCCAGGGACAACAGGGCCTTCGCCCACTTTGCGGAGCGGGTTGGTTGTGAAGCCAAGCTTGCTAAAGCCACCGACGAAGAAAATGCGCACCAGAGTCAACGGATAGCGGCAATGGTCAAGGAAAAGCTGGGTACATTGAACGGTAAAAACATTGCTATTCTCGGCTTGACCTATAAGCCGAATACCGATGTTATCGAGGAGTCGGCGGCGGTCAAACTGGCGGCTGCTCTGTTACAGGGAGGGGCCGAGTTGTCACTCTATGATCCATTGGCGATGCCGAATGCCAGAAAAGTCCTCAGGGAGGATAATGTTAGATACGCCGCTTCGGCAGAGGAATGTCTGCGAGGCGCCGATTTCTGTATCCTGGCAACCCCGTGGGATGAGTTCAGGAACCTGAGGGCTCGTGATTTCGTTGAGAATATGAGGCAGCCCGTACTGCTTGATTGCTGGCGTCTGTTCAACCGGACTGAATTCAGCAAAGGGATGGATTACATAACTATCGGACTAAATTCAGGAGTTAAAGATGGATAA
- a CDS encoding class I SAM-dependent methyltransferase, giving the protein MDKVTKPEDIRDFWEQGPPMSFINEKFSYEEKRKFRYSLQDYMHATFKFDSFSGKKVLDLGCGAGIDSAEFARNGALVTSADFSETAVQSTRELFREAGLPGQVVQADATALLFEDNTFDCVYSFGVLHHIPDVQKALGEIKRVLKPGGLVMAMLYNRDSLLYGYSIVYLRGIKEKQLDKMTMDELLARYSERREDNPYTRAYTKTEVKDLFSGYFKNCSVEVRYNVIDLPEQRKVKVGVSDDYELGWHLVVKGVK; this is encoded by the coding sequence ATGGATAAGGTGACGAAGCCGGAGGATATCAGGGACTTCTGGGAGCAGGGGCCGCCGATGAGTTTTATCAATGAAAAATTCAGTTACGAAGAGAAGAGGAAATTCCGCTACTCCCTTCAGGACTATATGCATGCTACCTTCAAGTTCGATAGCTTTTCCGGCAAGAAGGTGTTGGACCTTGGTTGCGGGGCCGGTATTGACTCCGCGGAGTTTGCTCGTAACGGTGCTTTGGTCACGAGTGCCGACTTCAGTGAAACGGCTGTTCAATCCACCAGAGAACTATTTAGGGAAGCCGGCCTTCCGGGTCAGGTAGTACAGGCGGACGCAACCGCGCTGCTTTTCGAAGATAACACTTTCGATTGCGTGTATTCCTTCGGAGTGTTGCATCATATCCCTGACGTCCAAAAGGCGCTTGGGGAGATAAAGAGGGTACTCAAACCGGGCGGGTTGGTGATGGCGATGCTGTACAACAGGGACAGTTTGCTATACGGCTACAGCATCGTATATCTGAGGGGAATAAAAGAAAAGCAACTGGATAAAATGACTATGGATGAGCTCCTGGCTCGATATTCGGAGAGAAGGGAAGACAATCCTTATACCAGGGCATACACCAAGACGGAAGTAAAGGACTTGTTCTCCGGGTATTTCAAGAACTGTTCTGTCGAGGTACGCTACAATGTTATTGACCTGCCCGAGCAGCGGAAGGTGAAGGTTGGCGTTTCCGATGATTACGAGCTTGGCTGGCATCTTGTCGTCAAAGGCGTAAAGTGA
- a CDS encoding glycosyltransferase family A protein produces the protein MLTIFSLPKAFKGHIKTIQVNAILSWLKLDSGCEIILLGDDEGTAEAADRFGVRYYPGIERNEYGTPLVSSVFDKGQSLASNDIVCYVNADIILLSDFLTAIRQIKMSSFLAIGQRWDLDVRDELDFNTPGWEDQLRTRLLKNGELHNRSGLDYFIFRRGFYQNIPPFAIGRTTWDNWLIYRARYLGSSVIDATQAVVVVHQNHDYSHNPGGTAGVWKGPEAVRNRELAGCREHAFTLEHATWILSSQGVRRALSPRYLYFRLDAMTVLSPRLRFMRRPMKALTRLLVRIRSRLGVNRNTG, from the coding sequence ATGCTGACGATATTCTCGTTGCCCAAGGCTTTTAAGGGGCATATCAAAACGATCCAGGTTAATGCCATACTGAGCTGGCTGAAGCTTGATTCCGGGTGTGAAATAATACTTTTGGGAGATGATGAGGGCACTGCGGAGGCAGCGGACAGGTTTGGCGTACGATATTATCCTGGTATTGAGCGCAATGAATACGGCACGCCGCTGGTTAGCTCTGTTTTCGATAAAGGGCAAAGTTTGGCCAGTAATGACATCGTGTGCTACGTCAACGCAGATATCATCCTGCTGAGTGATTTCTTAACCGCTATTCGCCAAATCAAAATGTCGTCCTTCCTCGCTATCGGACAGAGATGGGATTTGGATGTCAGAGATGAACTGGACTTCAATACCCCGGGTTGGGAAGATCAGCTGCGCACACGCCTTCTTAAGAATGGTGAGCTGCATAACCGCTCGGGGCTGGACTACTTTATCTTTCGCCGTGGTTTCTATCAGAATATTCCTCCCTTTGCCATTGGGCGTACTACCTGGGACAACTGGCTCATCTACCGGGCACGTTATTTAGGCTCATCCGTAATTGATGCTACCCAGGCCGTGGTCGTCGTGCATCAGAACCATGACTACTCACATAATCCCGGAGGTACAGCCGGCGTCTGGAAGGGGCCGGAAGCGGTACGGAACCGCGAGCTTGCCGGGTGTAGAGAGCATGCCTTTACTCTGGAGCATGCTACCTGGATTCTATCCTCACAGGGCGTGAGGCGGGCACTGTCACCGCGATACCTGTACTTTCGGCTGGATGCCATGACCGTGCTGTCTCCACGACTCCGCTTTATGCGACGGCCGATGAAGGCATTGACACGGCTGCTGGTCCGTATCCGCTCAAGGCTGGGTGTTAATCGAAACACGGGCTGA
- a CDS encoding ABC transporter ATP-binding protein: MITLELSGVNKIYSGAYQTQVLFDINLSFEAKTCSAIVGESGSGKSTLMNIMGILDTPTSGEVTIASNLVSGMNRKQMAEVRNRTIGFVFQFHYLLPEFTVLENVLIPHLIHNRSQSGQVLNRARNLLDLVGIAKLEKRLPTQISGGEQQRTAIARALMNSPSIILADEPTGNLDSVTTQNVCRLFGEIKNEFNTTFIVVTHDRTVASHTDRIVEVRDGRIISDELNSKIVPEPR, translated from the coding sequence ATGATTACCCTGGAACTATCGGGAGTTAACAAAATATATTCCGGTGCCTACCAGACTCAGGTATTATTCGATATCAACCTGAGTTTCGAAGCAAAGACTTGCTCGGCAATAGTCGGCGAGTCCGGCAGCGGCAAAAGTACACTGATGAATATTATGGGCATTCTGGATACGCCGACCAGCGGCGAGGTAACCATTGCCAGCAACCTCGTATCCGGCATGAACAGAAAGCAGATGGCCGAAGTTCGGAACAGGACAATCGGATTCGTGTTCCAGTTCCACTATCTGCTGCCGGAGTTTACCGTTCTGGAAAACGTATTGATACCGCATCTAATACACAACAGAAGTCAATCCGGGCAGGTACTGAATAGAGCCAGAAATCTCCTGGATCTCGTGGGTATAGCAAAGCTCGAGAAGAGACTGCCGACACAGATCTCGGGAGGAGAACAGCAACGAACGGCGATTGCCCGGGCACTGATGAACAGCCCCAGCATAATACTGGCCGATGAACCCACCGGCAATCTGGATTCGGTAACCACACAAAACGTCTGCCGGCTATTTGGAGAAATAAAGAATGAGTTCAATACCACCTTTATCGTAGTCACTCATGATCGGACGGTAGCTTCACACACCGACCGCATCGTCGAGGTCCGGGACGGCAGAATAATCAGCGATGAACTGAACTCTAAAATCGTACCGGAACCACGTTGA
- a CDS encoding FtsX-like permease family protein, producing the protein MLPLKIATRFLKSGKGQTALIVFGIAIAVSVQIFVGLLIIGLQISLVNSTIGNQPQITIRPAGDTNTIKNWEIIVNQVRGVDGLDKISVTAAGNASVPNDNGILPILVQGFDFESADRIYGISESIYQGEQIQSLKQVLIGRSLEEELEVEIGDKLPILTPDGGVNLFEVAGFYDLGIESINRSWVITNLVAAQRLFGYRDRITGIIMTVDQDRLFDADKIAARIEEAVDNEDIEVTNWKDQNEELLSGLEGQSISSGVIQGVVLASVVVAISSVLSITVLQKSRQLGILKAMGITDRDASLIFVFQGLLIGLIGATVGIALGLGLLYAFNTFTSSAEGTALIEIYIDYNFIIRSWVIAISSSTLAGLIPARRSLKLNPVDVIREG; encoded by the coding sequence TTGCTTCCCCTGAAAATCGCCACCAGGTTTCTGAAATCAGGCAAGGGACAGACAGCCCTGATTGTATTCGGAATAGCTATCGCCGTCTCGGTGCAGATATTTGTCGGTTTGCTGATAATCGGCTTACAGATTAGCCTGGTCAACAGCACGATAGGCAATCAGCCACAGATAACAATACGTCCGGCCGGAGACACCAATACGATTAAGAACTGGGAGATTATCGTCAATCAAGTCCGGGGTGTCGACGGCCTGGATAAGATATCCGTTACCGCTGCCGGCAATGCCTCGGTACCTAATGACAACGGTATATTACCGATACTGGTACAGGGGTTTGATTTTGAAAGCGCAGACCGAATCTACGGAATATCTGAATCGATATACCAGGGGGAGCAAATACAGTCTCTAAAACAGGTACTGATCGGGAGAAGTCTGGAAGAGGAACTGGAGGTCGAAATAGGAGATAAGCTTCCCATCCTTACTCCCGACGGCGGGGTTAACCTCTTCGAGGTAGCCGGATTCTATGACCTGGGTATCGAGAGTATCAACAGATCCTGGGTGATCACCAACCTGGTTGCAGCGCAGCGCCTTTTTGGCTACCGGGACAGGATAACGGGGATAATAATGACCGTCGATCAGGACAGGCTTTTCGATGCCGACAAGATCGCCGCCCGGATAGAGGAAGCAGTCGACAACGAAGATATCGAGGTAACGAACTGGAAGGACCAAAACGAGGAGCTCCTGAGCGGACTGGAAGGCCAATCGATATCCAGCGGCGTTATTCAGGGGGTTGTACTAGCCTCAGTAGTGGTAGCTATTTCCAGCGTCCTTTCGATTACGGTACTGCAAAAATCCCGGCAATTGGGCATTCTGAAAGCCATGGGAATTACGGATCGCGACGCCAGTCTCATTTTCGTTTTTCAAGGGTTGCTGATCGGCTTGATAGGTGCCACAGTAGGCATCGCACTTGGCCTCGGTCTGCTCTATGCTTTTAATACCTTTACGTCAAGTGCTGAAGGTACAGCTCTGATTGAAATCTATATTGACTACAACTTTATCATTCGCTCGTGGGTGATAGCGATATCGTCATCAACTTTGGCCGGTTTAATCCCAGCAAGACGGTCTCTGAAACTGAACCCGGTCGATGTGATCAGAGAGGGTTAA
- a CDS encoding PKD domain-containing protein — translation MNKLTPAIIIAAIAGLMSISCLPFIPTGPTTTPLPEPTPAPVTANLLPVAYIYSIIPTEAVQGDPVSFQGHGTDDDGSVVAYLWSSSQDGDLGTTANFETTSLSEGDHVIRLIVQDNNGDWSEEATTILKIEPREEPTPEPVSPSLEANWSGQWDCGIWGIMTLSQSGERVTGTYTYQGGILTATATGDNGNTLIGTWSEDPTHIPPEDAGDIEFTMSADGNSFTGHWRYDSSGSWQSWEGERME, via the coding sequence ATGAATAAGCTAACTCCAGCCATCATTATCGCGGCAATTGCAGGACTTATGTCAATCAGTTGCCTGCCTTTCATTCCTACTGGCCCGACCACAACCCCGCTACCGGAGCCAACGCCCGCCCCTGTTACCGCCAATCTTTTGCCAGTTGCCTATATATACTCTATTATCCCAACCGAGGCAGTTCAGGGAGACCCTGTTTCTTTCCAGGGTCATGGAACCGATGACGATGGCTCGGTAGTAGCCTACCTCTGGAGTTCCAGCCAGGACGGCGACCTGGGCACCACCGCCAACTTTGAAACTACGTCGCTTTCCGAAGGAGACCACGTTATCCGCCTGATAGTCCAGGACAATAATGGAGACTGGTCGGAGGAAGCTACTACCATATTGAAGATTGAACCGCGGGAAGAGCCGACGCCAGAGCCAGTCAGCCCTTCATTAGAGGCAAACTGGAGCGGGCAATGGGATTGCGGGATATGGGGGATAATGACATTGTCCCAGTCAGGTGAACGGGTAACCGGCACATACACCTACCAGGGAGGGATACTGACAGCCACCGCAACAGGAGACAATGGGAACACCCTGATAGGAACCTGGTCAGAGGACCCGACCCATATACCTCCTGAAGATGCCGGAGATATCGAGTTCACCATGTCCGCAGACGGTAATTCCTTCACCGGCCATTGGCGTTACGACTCTTCGGGCTCATGGCAATCATGGGAAGGAGAGCGGATGGAGTAG
- a CDS encoding manganese efflux pump MntP family protein, with the protein MLDLLTILPISLALSADCFAVSVITGISLKQISIQQMLRMSLSFGSFQALMLFLGWLAGQRILAAISDYDHWVAFGLLLFVGCRMIWESVHRRNNSVPGTDNTKGFTLLILSLATSLDALAVGFSFSFVDINISSGSMIIGMVSFAVTILGLLLGGRLGKLAAKRAEIISGAILIVIGIRILILHMI; encoded by the coding sequence ATGCTTGACTTACTGACTATTCTACCCATATCCCTAGCACTCTCAGCCGACTGTTTCGCAGTATCAGTGATTACCGGCATTTCCCTGAAGCAGATCTCGATCCAACAAATGCTCCGGATGTCTTTATCATTTGGCTCTTTTCAGGCATTGATGTTATTCCTGGGGTGGCTGGCAGGACAGAGAATATTGGCAGCCATCTCCGATTATGACCACTGGGTAGCTTTTGGCCTACTGCTTTTCGTAGGCTGCAGAATGATTTGGGAATCCGTCCATCGTAGAAATAACAGCGTACCCGGAACTGATAATACTAAAGGCTTCACGCTGCTAATTCTATCATTAGCTACCAGCCTGGATGCTCTCGCCGTTGGATTCAGCTTCAGTTTTGTCGATATCAATATTTCATCAGGCAGTATGATTATCGGAATGGTGTCATTCGCGGTCACCATATTGGGCCTGCTTCTAGGCGGAAGACTGGGCAAGCTGGCCGCCAAGAGAGCAGAGATTATTAGCGGAGCAATCCTGATAGTCATCGGCATCAGGATTTTGATACTTCATATGATATGA
- a CDS encoding FecR domain-containing protein, translating into MMILRTLLRKRVRTMAVVTLCLATMLPTVIMPPSDVMAEGGTFPDEPFNGMQINYDISGATVTDTSDEWGFTTSRTLSGTLGTGQLTISGSAKMGNGYDADVSATVSCGGETDQFTTNIPSGFPGFNEESFTISVPIPTGATGGSFSISMTGHYNAGDRGLVVSGTFGAGSSTSMPSPTPPQTAEDPPPGPLIDSLPDVDLTTRGLCYITKVEGNPIYISADPPSLPPSQRNWVKIMPGDYSSTGENNIFIGENWTVRTPSGAETVIRTHTGAMYRQKERSWFERQPSVSQYTPYGVAVGRLWEGISNFYFPKGEAGAQKYEVSLNRAVVGIEGTNFVVEVTEDSDTIKVIEGSVEFTAYDYDETVTLEAGKQATATDSGISEVSSFDVDEEKAGWQSFYEDLEDDDSSEPDSWGSWGDQFISLWESFVNWFKSLF; encoded by the coding sequence ATGATGATATTAAGAACCCTTCTGCGGAAACGTGTACGTACCATGGCAGTGGTAACACTCTGCCTGGCGACAATGCTACCGACTGTAATTATGCCCCCATCTGATGTTATGGCAGAAGGCGGTACATTCCCGGACGAACCGTTCAATGGAATGCAGATCAACTATGACATTTCAGGAGCTACCGTTACCGATACTAGCGATGAATGGGGTTTCACAACTAGCCGTACTTTAAGCGGCACATTAGGAACAGGACAACTGACTATTTCCGGTTCCGCTAAAATGGGAAATGGCTATGATGCCGACGTAAGCGCAACCGTATCGTGCGGAGGTGAAACCGATCAGTTCACCACAAACATCCCGAGCGGCTTCCCCGGTTTCAATGAAGAATCCTTCACCATATCTGTGCCGATCCCCACGGGAGCTACCGGTGGCAGCTTCTCCATCAGTATGACAGGCCATTACAATGCCGGCGATAGAGGGCTGGTTGTCAGCGGGACGTTTGGTGCTGGTTCAAGCACAAGCATGCCTTCGCCGACACCGCCGCAAACAGCAGAGGACCCGCCGCCAGGTCCTCTAATCGATAGTCTTCCCGATGTTGATTTAACTACAAGGGGGCTGTGTTATATTACTAAAGTTGAGGGCAATCCGATATACATTTCAGCAGATCCGCCTTCGCTCCCACCATCGCAGAGAAACTGGGTTAAGATAATGCCCGGTGACTATTCTAGCACTGGTGAAAACAACATATTTATTGGTGAAAATTGGACGGTAAGGACTCCCTCAGGGGCCGAGACAGTTATAAGAACACACACTGGTGCTATGTATAGACAGAAGGAAAGAAGCTGGTTTGAACGCCAGCCTTCCGTTAGTCAATACACACCATACGGTGTCGCTGTGGGCAGATTGTGGGAAGGAATTTCGAACTTCTATTTTCCTAAGGGAGAGGCTGGAGCCCAAAAGTATGAGGTTTCTCTCAATAGAGCAGTTGTCGGCATCGAGGGTACCAATTTTGTCGTTGAGGTTACCGAGGATTCTGATACGATCAAGGTTATTGAGGGATCGGTCGAATTCACCGCTTATGATTACGATGAAACGGTAACGTTAGAAGCAGGCAAGCAGGCAACCGCCACAGATAGTGGAATCAGCGAGGTATCGAGCTTCGACGTTGACGAAGAAAAAGCCGGTTGGCAGAGTTTCTATGAGGACCTCGAAGATGATGATTCTTCAGAGCCTGATTCATGGGGTAGTTGGGGCGATCAATTTATCAGTCTTTGGGAATCCTTCGTTAACTGGTTTAAGTCCCTGTTTTAG
- a CDS encoding DUF151 domain-containing protein: MAYVEMRIDSVRLAKYRDEWLIMLKEKDGQRYLPVYVDKSSADTVNKVLRGDRSDRIVDDGVRAMLAGGDEVALVIDGVNKGIFNAECIMGWRGGASSVKYSIGQILAICMRTSGHILVEENVLDKAGIDIPVN, translated from the coding sequence ATGGCCTACGTCGAAATGAGAATTGATTCCGTAAGGCTTGCCAAGTACAGAGACGAATGGCTAATAATGCTCAAAGAAAAGGACGGCCAACGCTATTTGCCGGTATATGTGGACAAGTCCTCTGCTGACACAGTCAACAAGGTACTGAGAGGAGATCGCTCCGACCGGATTGTTGATGATGGCGTACGGGCGATGTTGGCCGGGGGCGACGAGGTAGCACTGGTAATCGACGGCGTCAACAAAGGGATCTTTAATGCCGAGTGCATTATGGGGTGGCGAGGGGGGGCATCATCCGTTAAGTACTCGATCGGGCAGATTCTGGCAATCTGCATGAGAACGAGCGGCCATATACTTGTCGAAGAGAATGTTCTGGATAAGGCCGGGATTGATATCCCGGTTAACTAA
- a CDS encoding TatD family hydrolase yields MCRLIDSHAHLEEIDDLEKIIEESRSSGIIAIIAVGSDYQSNQRVLQIAKDFEGFVYPALGLHPARIEKTEFDRTMEFIEAEIDRAVCIGEIGLDYHKKIRAFADKDWQQSVFREMLGIAGKYGKPVSVHSRYAWRDAFTLVNESGIEEVVFHWYTGPSSVLREIIGQGYFLSATPAIEYHEEHRRMVKETPAKQLLLETDCPVVYGRGREFAFESRPADICRSLRGVAVTKGMDETEIAEATTANAERLFRLRSYPKESTEYI; encoded by the coding sequence ATGTGCCGGCTGATTGATAGCCACGCTCACCTGGAAGAAATTGACGACCTGGAAAAGATTATCGAAGAGTCTCGGTCGTCCGGCATCATAGCCATCATTGCCGTTGGCTCCGATTACCAGTCCAATCAGCGGGTCTTACAGATAGCTAAAGACTTTGAGGGGTTTGTTTACCCGGCTTTGGGTCTGCATCCTGCTCGTATCGAAAAGACGGAGTTTGACCGCACCATGGAGTTCATCGAGGCGGAGATAGACCGGGCCGTATGTATAGGTGAAATAGGGCTCGACTACCATAAGAAAATCAGAGCTTTTGCCGATAAAGATTGGCAGCAGAGTGTATTCAGAGAAATGCTTGGCATCGCCGGTAAATACGGTAAACCGGTATCCGTCCACTCGCGTTATGCCTGGCGAGACGCATTCACTTTAGTTAATGAGTCCGGAATTGAAGAAGTGGTGTTTCACTGGTATACCGGACCCTCGAGTGTCCTGCGTGAAATAATAGGCCAGGGCTATTTTCTTTCGGCAACGCCGGCCATTGAATATCACGAGGAACACCGTAGGATGGTAAAAGAGACCCCTGCGAAGCAGTTGCTCTTGGAAACGGATTGTCCTGTGGTCTACGGGAGGGGTCGGGAATTCGCATTTGAATCCAGGCCTGCCGATATTTGCCGAAGCCTGAGGGGCGTCGCGGTGACAAAAGGAATGGATGAAACCGAAATCGCTGAGGCAACTACCGCAAATGCCGAAAGGCTGTTCCGGTTACGTAGTTACCCTAAGGAGAGCACGGAGTACATTTAG